The Solibacillus daqui genome has a segment encoding these proteins:
- a CDS encoding RNA polymerase subunit sigma translates to MSLKGIELQIAIPKTFDAGKVADQQQQNSILQQMHANEALKKEIERKQFTVNETEKMDVVDGEEERENEQGQSPDQQVKKKKQQLQQKVQHPFKGNFVDFSG, encoded by the coding sequence ATGAGCTTAAAAGGCATTGAGTTACAGATTGCAATCCCAAAAACATTTGACGCAGGGAAAGTGGCAGATCAGCAACAACAAAATAGTATTCTCCAACAAATGCATGCAAATGAAGCATTAAAAAAAGAAATAGAACGCAAGCAATTTACAGTAAATGAAACAGAAAAAATGGATGTCGTTGATGGCGAAGAAGAAAGAGAAAATGAACAAGGGCAATCGCCTGACCAACAAGTAAAGAAGAAAAAGCAACAGCTACAACAAAAAGTACAGCATCCTTTTAAAGGGAACTTTGTTGATTTTAGCGGCTAG
- a CDS encoding protein-glutamate methylesterase/protein-glutamine glutaminase: MDNAKKKKLLVVDDSAFMRKLISDFFTDHLQIEVVGSARNGKDAIKKIQQLNPDVVTMDVEMPEMNGLDALKEIMVQCPVPVVMLSSTTQKGTENTLIAMEYGAVDFVAKPSGTISLDLHKIQDELVHKVIEAARVPIAKLKKPISFSTTLTTNKLSTPEKTAMVTSSIVPPKPAPVFKKPTNQVDWNKHSKKIILIGTSTGGPRALQEVITKIPANVDAPILIVQHMPAGFTKSLSTRLDQLSQIHVKEAEQGDILQKGTAYIAPGGYHLKLRKVGSTFAIALDQNEPPRSGHRPSVDVMFEDVSQYSDFDKVAVIMTGMGYDGSKGLVALKKTGNVIAIAESADTCIVYGMPKAAVETQLVDEVADVDDIAQTIMKYMP, encoded by the coding sequence ATGGACAACGCAAAGAAAAAAAAGTTATTAGTAGTTGATGATTCGGCATTTATGCGGAAGTTAATTAGTGATTTTTTTACTGACCATTTACAAATTGAAGTTGTGGGGTCTGCGCGCAATGGGAAAGACGCAATTAAAAAAATTCAACAGCTAAATCCAGATGTTGTGACGATGGATGTTGAAATGCCAGAAATGAATGGTTTAGACGCACTAAAAGAAATTATGGTTCAGTGCCCAGTACCTGTTGTAATGCTTTCGAGTACCACTCAAAAAGGTACAGAAAATACGTTAATTGCAATGGAGTATGGAGCTGTAGATTTTGTAGCTAAACCAAGTGGCACTATTTCATTGGATTTACACAAAATCCAAGACGAGCTCGTACATAAGGTTATCGAAGCAGCAAGAGTACCAATAGCAAAATTGAAAAAGCCAATTTCTTTTTCAACAACTTTAACAACAAATAAACTATCGACACCAGAAAAAACAGCAATGGTTACGTCGAGTATCGTACCACCAAAGCCGGCGCCAGTTTTTAAGAAACCTACAAATCAAGTAGATTGGAATAAACATTCTAAAAAAATTATTTTAATCGGGACATCAACTGGGGGACCTCGAGCTTTACAAGAAGTTATTACAAAAATTCCTGCCAATGTTGATGCGCCAATTTTGATTGTACAGCATATGCCAGCAGGGTTTACAAAATCACTTTCAACAAGGTTAGATCAATTAAGTCAAATACATGTAAAAGAAGCAGAACAGGGCGATATATTACAAAAGGGGACAGCTTACATTGCACCAGGTGGTTACCACTTGAAATTACGTAAAGTCGGTTCAACTTTTGCGATTGCACTTGATCAAAATGAGCCGCCTCGTTCGGGTCATCGTCCTTCAGTGGATGTGATGTTTGAAGATGTTAGTCAATACTCAGACTTCGATAAAGTAGCTGTGATTATGACAGGTATGGGCTATGATGGTTCAAAAGGGCTTGTTGCTTTAAAGAAAACAGGAAATGTAATTGCAATTGCAGAGTCAGCAGATACATGTATTGTATATGGAATGCCAAAAGCTGCCGTGGAAACGCAGCTCGTTGATGAAGTGGCAGATGTTGATGATATTGCACAAACAATTATGAAATATATGCCTTAA
- a CDS encoding FliA/WhiG family RNA polymerase sigma factor, translated as MREVIRVTEQGHSEEQSLWLRWIKDKDPEAGDLLIKKYKPLVSYHVQRIAVGLPKNVSRDDLTSLGMMGLFDALNKFDINRDLKFDTYASFRVRGAIIDGLRKEDWLPRSAREKAKKLDAQIEQLEQKLMRHATPEELAEHMNLPVEEIYQTVHEHFFSNVLSINEQLDQEEAEGKSFVIRDDHTKTPEQQMVHTELLGDLAEKIQKLNEKEQLVISLFYTEEMTLTEIGEMLELSTSRISQIHSKALFKLRKLLSSEMINT; from the coding sequence ATGAGAGAGGTGATACGAGTGACTGAACAAGGACATTCAGAAGAGCAATCACTATGGCTTCGCTGGATAAAAGACAAAGATCCAGAAGCAGGCGACTTACTAATAAAAAAATATAAGCCACTCGTTTCGTATCATGTACAACGGATTGCTGTTGGATTACCAAAAAACGTTTCGAGAGATGATTTAACAAGTCTTGGAATGATGGGATTATTTGATGCGCTAAATAAGTTTGATATAAATCGTGATTTGAAATTTGATACATACGCATCGTTTCGGGTACGCGGTGCAATTATTGATGGACTTCGTAAAGAAGATTGGTTACCACGTTCTGCGCGTGAAAAGGCGAAAAAGCTAGATGCACAAATTGAGCAGCTTGAGCAAAAACTAATGCGCCATGCTACACCAGAAGAGCTTGCAGAGCATATGAATTTACCGGTTGAGGAGATTTATCAAACGGTTCATGAGCACTTTTTCTCAAATGTTCTATCGATAAATGAACAGCTAGATCAAGAGGAAGCTGAAGGGAAATCTTTCGTCATTCGAGATGATCATACAAAAACACCAGAACAGCAAATGGTACATACAGAGCTATTAGGTGATCTAGCAGAAAAGATTCAAAAACTTAATGAAAAAGAGCAGCTGGTTATTAGCTTGTTTTACACGGAAGAAATGACGTTAACTGAAATAGGCGAAATGTTAGAACTTTCGACATCGCGTATATCTCAAATTCATTCCAAAGCATTGTTTAAGTTACGTAAATTATTGTCTTCTGAAATGATTAATACGTAG
- a CDS encoding MinD/ParA family protein, producing the protein MKDQAEKLRQKMLGNDVGIGRSIAVISGKGGVGKSNFTTNFAAMLAKSGKKVVILDMDIGMGNVHILVGKSVKYSLKDYLDGNLALEDVMVTTSEGMNYISGGSGMSSLMDWSPEVFGRLLTALETLQRDYDFVLFDMGAGIVDWSLELLTSLDEMIVISTAEPTSIMDAYSMMKFIHLKDDSKTFYILCNRAFNIEEGQDTTKRLKTVMEHFLKKEVVVLGSLPEDPVVRQAVRQQSLFTTSYPDAPISRTMKKIVQQFLHYQNEMEEVHAGEKSNKFISKLKSIFSKGRE; encoded by the coding sequence ATGAAAGATCAAGCTGAAAAACTTCGCCAAAAAATGCTTGGGAATGATGTAGGGATAGGTCGGTCGATTGCGGTGATTAGTGGGAAAGGCGGAGTTGGCAAAAGCAACTTTACAACGAACTTTGCTGCAATGTTGGCTAAATCAGGTAAAAAAGTAGTAATATTGGATATGGATATTGGAATGGGCAATGTGCATATTTTAGTTGGAAAATCCGTGAAATATAGTTTAAAGGATTACTTAGATGGAAATTTAGCTTTAGAGGATGTTATGGTTACGACTTCTGAAGGTATGAATTATATTTCAGGTGGTTCGGGCATGTCTTCGTTAATGGATTGGTCACCAGAAGTATTCGGTCGATTACTTACAGCGTTAGAGACTCTTCAAAGAGATTATGACTTTGTGCTGTTTGATATGGGCGCAGGTATTGTTGATTGGTCATTGGAATTATTGACATCACTTGACGAAATGATTGTCATTTCAACAGCAGAACCAACATCGATTATGGATGCCTATTCGATGATGAAATTCATCCACTTAAAAGATGACTCGAAAACATTTTATATTTTATGTAATCGGGCTTTTAATATTGAAGAAGGTCAAGATACGACAAAACGTTTAAAAACTGTGATGGAGCATTTTTTAAAAAAAGAAGTTGTCGTATTAGGATCATTACCAGAAGATCCAGTAGTTCGCCAAGCAGTTCGTCAGCAATCATTGTTTACAACATCATATCCAGATGCACCCATTTCACGAACAATGAAAAAAATTGTCCAGCAATTTTTACATTATCAAAATGAAATGGAAGAGGTACATGCTGGTGAAAAATCGAATAAGTTCATATCAAAATTAAAAAGCATCTTTTCGAAAGGTCGTGAGTAA
- the flhA gene encoding flagellar biosynthesis protein FlhA — protein MQIRDMGVLAAVIMVVAMLIIPLPHWLLSFLIIVNITLALLVLLTAMNMKEALDFSIFPTVILLLTLFRLALSVSTTRAILAEGDAGKVVETFGNFVTGGNILVGLVIFLLLVIIQFIVITKGSERVAEVAARFTLDAMPGKQMSIDADLNAGIISEKEARERREKVSGEADFYGAMDGATKFVKGDAIASIIMVGINLLFGMIIGMVQMDLSFGEAAAKYSMLTVGDGLVSQIPALLISTATGIVVTRAASKGNLGADITDQLFAQSKLLYVAGATIFLLGLFTPIPDWITIPIAAALAIGAYLMDNKKVETPEEILEFEEEVASDTMKSPENVINLLNVDPIEFEFGYGLIPLVDAAQGGDLLDRVVMIRRQLALELGIVIPIVRIRDNIQLQPNEYRIKIKGNEMARGELLLDHYLAMSPGDDDSIDGIDTIEPSFGLPAKWITEEVKEDAEMYGYTVVDPPSVVSTHLTEIIRANAHELLGRQETKQLVDHLRETHAILVDDLIPTPLSIGEVQKVLAKILRENVSVRNLPIIFETLADYAKLTSDTDILTEYVRQSLARQITAQYVAGQPALKVITVSGNVEKLISDSIQQTDHGNYLAMDPQESQFVLEAIAREVERISYMEQSPIILCSPGVRMYLRQLTERYFPQVPILSYNELDAAVEIQSVGVVNVE, from the coding sequence ATGCAAATACGCGACATGGGGGTTTTAGCTGCAGTTATTATGGTTGTAGCAATGCTCATCATCCCTCTCCCACATTGGTTATTAAGTTTTTTAATTATTGTTAATATAACACTCGCATTACTAGTATTATTAACGGCAATGAATATGAAAGAAGCACTAGACTTCTCAATTTTCCCAACCGTTATTTTATTATTAACACTGTTTCGTTTAGCGTTATCTGTTTCGACTACACGTGCAATTTTAGCAGAAGGGGATGCAGGTAAAGTAGTTGAAACATTTGGTAATTTCGTAACGGGCGGAAATATATTAGTCGGTCTCGTAATCTTCTTATTACTCGTTATTATTCAGTTTATCGTAATTACGAAAGGTTCGGAGCGTGTTGCTGAGGTAGCTGCACGTTTCACATTAGATGCGATGCCGGGTAAACAAATGAGTATTGATGCCGACTTAAATGCTGGTATCATATCTGAAAAAGAAGCGCGTGAACGTCGTGAAAAAGTATCTGGCGAAGCAGACTTTTATGGAGCTATGGACGGGGCGACAAAATTCGTAAAAGGGGATGCCATTGCATCGATTATCATGGTAGGGATTAACTTACTATTCGGTATGATTATTGGTATGGTGCAAATGGATTTAAGCTTTGGCGAGGCGGCTGCGAAATATTCGATGTTAACAGTCGGTGATGGTCTTGTATCACAAATTCCAGCACTATTAATCTCTACTGCAACGGGTATCGTAGTAACGCGTGCTGCCTCAAAAGGGAATCTTGGTGCAGATATTACAGATCAACTGTTTGCACAATCCAAGTTATTATATGTAGCAGGTGCGACGATTTTCTTATTAGGTTTATTTACACCAATTCCAGACTGGATTACAATTCCAATCGCAGCCGCTTTAGCGATAGGTGCATACTTAATGGATAATAAAAAAGTCGAAACACCAGAAGAAATTTTGGAGTTCGAAGAAGAAGTAGCAAGCGATACGATGAAAAGTCCAGAGAATGTTATTAATTTATTGAATGTTGACCCAATTGAATTTGAATTTGGTTACGGGCTTATTCCTTTAGTAGATGCAGCACAGGGCGGGGATTTACTGGACCGAGTTGTTATGATTCGTCGTCAGTTAGCACTGGAGCTAGGTATTGTCATTCCTATTGTGCGAATTCGAGATAATATTCAACTTCAACCGAATGAATACCGCATCAAAATAAAGGGTAATGAAATGGCACGTGGTGAACTATTGTTAGATCATTATTTAGCAATGAGCCCTGGTGACGATGATTCGATTGATGGTATTGATACAATTGAACCTTCATTTGGTCTTCCGGCGAAATGGATTACTGAAGAAGTAAAAGAAGACGCAGAAATGTATGGCTATACAGTAGTTGACCCGCCAAGCGTCGTATCTACACACTTAACGGAAATTATCCGTGCAAATGCCCATGAGTTACTAGGTCGACAAGAGACGAAGCAACTCGTCGATCACTTACGCGAAACCCATGCGATTTTGGTAGACGATTTAATTCCAACACCACTTTCAATTGGAGAAGTACAAAAAGTATTGGCAAAGATATTGCGTGAAAATGTATCTGTCCGTAACTTACCAATTATTTTCGAAACACTTGCTGATTATGCAAAATTAACAAGTGATACGGATATATTGACGGAGTATGTTCGTCAGTCATTGGCACGTCAAATTACGGCACAATATGTTGCTGGTCAACCGGCCTTAAAAGTGATTACAGTTTCAGGGAATGTTGAAAAATTAATTTCCGATAGTATTCAGCAAACGGATCACGGGAATTATTTAGCAATGGACCCTCAAGAATCACAGTTTGTACTAGAAGCAATTGCAAGAGAAGTAGAGCGTATTTCATATATGGAACAATCGCCAATTATTCTATGCTCACCAGGTGTTCGTATGTATTTAAGACAATTAACAGAACGTTATTTCCCTCAAGTTCCGATACTTTCATATAACGAGCTTGATGCAGCAGTAGAAATTCAAAGTGTAGGGGTGGTGAATGTTGAATGA
- a CDS encoding chemotaxis protein CheC encodes MNFNEKITLLHLDVLKEIGNIGAAHAATALSDLLQKKIDMRVPDVKMVSFNEMMELAGGSENVVVGIFLRIEGDAEGSMFFVLPVEQANRFIRRLIRDESFDFNKPPCSELGLSAMQEMGNILSGSYLSALSDFTGLKIYPTVPGLSIDMFGAIISIGLIELSQVSDTVIVINTSIYEEVISDDEAVKGHFFLLPDPDSFESIFKALGVPTT; translated from the coding sequence ATGAACTTCAATGAAAAAATTACTTTGCTCCATTTAGATGTATTAAAAGAAATTGGGAATATCGGTGCTGCCCATGCAGCAACGGCATTATCAGATTTATTGCAAAAGAAAATTGATATGCGCGTCCCCGATGTCAAAATGGTTTCTTTTAATGAAATGATGGAGCTTGCAGGTGGATCAGAGAATGTTGTGGTAGGTATTTTTCTCCGTATTGAAGGTGACGCAGAAGGAAGTATGTTTTTCGTGTTACCTGTGGAGCAAGCAAATCGCTTTATCCGTCGCTTGATTCGTGATGAATCATTTGATTTTAATAAGCCACCATGCTCTGAATTAGGTTTATCAGCGATGCAAGAAATGGGGAATATTTTATCGGGTTCTTATTTATCCGCATTATCTGATTTCACAGGGTTAAAGATATATCCAACTGTACCTGGCTTAAGTATCGATATGTTCGGTGCAATTATAAGTATTGGGTTAATTGAATTATCACAAGTAAGTGATACTGTAATCGTTATTAATACATCCATTTATGAAGAAGTTATTTCTGATGATGAAGCCGTAAAAGGTCACTTTTTCTTATTGCCGGATCCTGATTCCTTTGAATCCATCTTTAAAGCTTTAGGGGTGCCGACTACATGA
- the flhF gene encoding flagellar biosynthesis protein FlhF gives MKMKKYNAPSIAEAMKQIRADLGDDAVILNSKVVVIKKFFGLVKNKSYEVVAGYDRIEKKPMIPSLPDIPSFTTNDKEQPYILSQPMIQPEKPAPAKAPQANSSLPENLVKEIADLKAIMQSMQRMSTQSQYPDELLPFVDFLKQQELGEELITVICDELFMHYNNNGNIITWDEMQTIAKDFLRKELYALPISGLSYEKKYINVLGPTGVGKTTTIAKMAARSVLEKKKKIGFITTDTYRIAAIEQLKTYAALLQAPVEVVYNAEDYAAAIKKLSHLDLIFIDTAGRNYREAKYVDDLKALINFNEQAESYLVLALTAKQKDLESIIEQFKDLIIEKFIFTKLDETNSIGTMFNLMIKYNKGLAYYTNGQEVPEDIEQPSSDSLLELFFKENLDERSS, from the coding sequence ATGAAGATGAAAAAATATAATGCACCATCTATTGCAGAGGCTATGAAGCAAATTCGTGCAGATTTAGGTGACGATGCCGTTATTTTAAATTCTAAGGTTGTTGTAATTAAGAAGTTTTTTGGATTAGTGAAAAACAAAAGCTATGAAGTAGTAGCGGGCTATGATCGAATCGAAAAGAAGCCGATGATTCCATCTTTACCAGACATCCCATCGTTTACAACTAATGATAAAGAACAGCCATATATACTAAGTCAACCAATGATTCAACCTGAGAAGCCCGCGCCAGCGAAAGCTCCTCAGGCCAACTCATCATTACCAGAAAATCTGGTAAAAGAAATTGCGGATTTAAAAGCTATCATGCAGTCTATGCAACGCATGTCGACACAATCTCAATATCCAGATGAACTCTTACCATTTGTCGATTTTTTAAAACAGCAGGAACTTGGAGAAGAGCTTATCACGGTAATTTGTGATGAGCTTTTTATGCATTACAATAATAATGGTAACATTATTACATGGGATGAAATGCAAACAATTGCCAAAGACTTTTTACGTAAAGAACTCTATGCGTTGCCGATAAGTGGATTGTCATATGAAAAAAAATACATCAATGTCTTAGGTCCAACAGGCGTTGGAAAAACAACTACAATCGCGAAAATGGCTGCGCGCTCTGTTTTAGAAAAGAAAAAGAAAATCGGCTTTATCACAACCGATACGTATCGAATTGCTGCAATTGAACAATTAAAGACGTATGCAGCATTACTCCAGGCACCAGTGGAAGTTGTTTATAATGCAGAGGATTACGCTGCAGCAATAAAAAAGCTATCCCATTTAGATTTAATTTTTATCGACACAGCCGGACGCAATTACCGTGAAGCAAAGTATGTGGATGATTTAAAGGCATTAATAAATTTTAATGAACAAGCAGAATCATACTTAGTATTAGCCTTGACAGCTAAGCAAAAAGACTTAGAGTCCATAATTGAACAATTTAAGGACTTAATAATTGAGAAATTTATCTTTACAAAGTTAGATGAGACAAATTCTATTGGCACTATGTTTAATTTAATGATTAAATATAATAAAGGACTCGCGTACTATACTAATGGTCAAGAAGTACCAGAGGATATCGAACAGCCAAGTAGTGATAGTCTACTAGAGCTTTTTTTCAAGGAGAATTTAGATGAAAGATCAAGCTGA
- a CDS encoding chemotaxis protein CheA, which produces MEVNQYLEMFIEESKEHLQACSEHLLELEKNPEDLAIVGEIFRSAHTLKGMSATMGFEDLADLTHKMENVLDAIRNEKIKVTPEILDVVFESVDHLEEMVYDIADGGNGKRNVQETVEKLKSIESGEPVAAAKAPTAPVAETPITSNANLKLKYDDFEKTVILQSSEQDFNAYEITITLREDCLLKAARVFMLFEILEKNGDVIKSLPTVDKLEEEQFDSEFHVAYISNEPAEDLQKMLMKVSEVDHVEVNEINQDVFKTSATSVTEEIAAAVQEVAATTEVAPTAPTTAPAEPKAATSTNGNKSSGGHTTSKTIRVNIERLDILMNLFEELAIDRGRLLSIAADVNHSELNETVERMSRTMGDLQNIVLTMRMVQVETVFNRFPKMVRQLSRDLNKKITLNIVGAETELDRTVIDEIGDPLVHLIRNSVDHGIESPEVRRAKGKPEEGTVELRAYHSGNYVFIEIEDDGAGINRDRVLQKAISKGVVTHEQSLSMTDKQINELILASGFSTADVISDVSGRGVGLDVVKSTIESLGGNISIDSTQDVGSVFSIQLPLTLSIISVMLVEIEREIYAIPLSSIIETSIIRNSDILNAHNQKVIDFRGKVVPLVFLEEIFEVPRQEQKDDGFHSVVIVRKGDKLAGLVVDSFIGQQEIVLKSLGNYLTNIFAISGATILGNGKVALIVDCNALMK; this is translated from the coding sequence ATGGAAGTAAATCAATATTTAGAAATGTTTATTGAAGAAAGTAAAGAGCATTTACAAGCTTGTAGCGAACACTTATTAGAATTAGAAAAAAACCCGGAAGATTTAGCGATTGTTGGGGAAATTTTTCGTTCGGCTCATACTTTAAAAGGTATGTCTGCTACGATGGGCTTTGAAGATCTCGCTGATTTAACACATAAAATGGAAAACGTGTTAGATGCAATCCGTAACGAAAAAATTAAAGTAACGCCTGAAATTTTAGATGTTGTTTTTGAATCAGTAGATCATTTAGAAGAAATGGTTTATGACATTGCTGATGGAGGCAATGGAAAACGTAATGTTCAAGAAACAGTTGAAAAATTAAAGAGTATCGAATCTGGTGAACCGGTTGCAGCAGCAAAAGCGCCTACTGCTCCTGTTGCTGAAACACCGATAACATCAAATGCAAACTTAAAATTAAAGTATGATGACTTTGAAAAAACAGTCATTTTACAATCTTCTGAGCAGGATTTTAACGCATATGAAATTACAATTACTTTACGTGAAGATTGCTTATTAAAAGCGGCTCGTGTTTTTATGTTATTTGAAATCTTAGAGAAAAACGGTGATGTTATTAAATCATTACCAACTGTAGATAAGTTAGAAGAAGAGCAATTTGATAGTGAGTTTCATGTAGCGTACATTTCAAATGAGCCAGCTGAAGACTTACAAAAAATGCTGATGAAAGTCTCAGAGGTTGATCATGTAGAGGTCAATGAAATTAATCAAGATGTATTTAAAACGTCAGCTACATCTGTAACCGAGGAAATTGCAGCGGCAGTCCAAGAAGTTGCTGCCACTACGGAAGTTGCACCAACAGCACCGACTACAGCGCCAGCAGAGCCAAAAGCAGCAACAAGCACAAATGGCAATAAATCTTCTGGCGGTCATACAACAAGTAAAACAATTCGTGTAAATATCGAGCGCCTTGATATTTTAATGAACTTATTCGAAGAACTTGCAATTGACCGTGGGCGTTTATTATCAATTGCTGCTGATGTAAATCATAGTGAGTTAAACGAAACCGTTGAGCGTATGAGTCGTACAATGGGTGATTTACAAAATATTGTATTAACGATGCGAATGGTTCAAGTAGAGACGGTATTTAACCGATTCCCAAAAATGGTACGTCAGTTATCTCGTGATTTAAACAAAAAAATTACGCTTAATATTGTCGGTGCTGAAACTGAGCTTGACCGAACTGTAATCGACGAAATCGGTGATCCACTAGTTCACTTAATTCGTAACTCAGTTGACCATGGTATTGAATCGCCAGAAGTTCGCCGTGCAAAAGGTAAGCCAGAAGAAGGTACAGTAGAGCTTCGAGCATATCATAGCGGTAACTATGTTTTCATCGAAATTGAAGATGACGGAGCAGGTATTAACCGTGATCGAGTTTTACAAAAAGCAATTTCAAAAGGTGTTGTCACGCATGAACAATCGTTATCGATGACAGATAAGCAAATTAACGAACTGATTTTAGCATCAGGCTTCTCAACTGCAGATGTCATTTCTGACGTATCGGGCCGTGGCGTAGGTTTAGATGTTGTAAAATCAACGATTGAATCTTTAGGCGGGAACATCTCGATTGATTCAACACAAGATGTAGGTTCAGTATTCTCAATTCAATTACCATTAACATTATCGATTATTTCTGTAATGTTAGTTGAAATTGAACGTGAAATTTATGCGATTCCATTATCATCAATTATCGAAACATCAATTATCCGTAACTCAGATATTTTAAATGCCCACAATCAAAAAGTAATTGATTTCCGTGGCAAAGTTGTACCATTAGTATTCCTTGAAGAAATCTTTGAAGTACCACGTCAAGAGCAAAAAGACGATGGATTCCATTCAGTAGTTATTGTTCGTAAAGGCGATAAGTTAGCTGGGTTAGTCGTTGATTCATTCATCGGTCAGCAAGAAATTGTTTTAAAATCATTGGGTAACTACCTAACTAATATTTTTGCAATTTCAGGTGCAACAATTTTAGGTAACGGTAAAGTAGCGTTAATTGTAGACTGTAACGCACTTATGAAGTAA
- a CDS encoding multidrug transporter, whose amino-acid sequence MFGSLFYNFWGALFSFAVYFIWAIRDPYAMPWPTIGIAAVAAIIGFITMFAVRYFVGYIFYTPQDVVHNETEIINDGAFVEEDGNQQFIPQNNRTTAEFEEENTEEIAQVVRSMLHGEEVVSR is encoded by the coding sequence ATGTTTGGATCGCTTTTTTATAATTTCTGGGGTGCTTTATTTTCATTCGCTGTTTATTTCATTTGGGCAATTCGTGATCCGTATGCTATGCCATGGCCGACAATCGGTATTGCAGCTGTTGCGGCAATTATTGGCTTCATTACCATGTTTGCTGTCCGTTACTTTGTGGGGTATATCTTTTATACACCGCAAGACGTTGTACATAATGAAACTGAAATAATTAATGATGGTGCTTTTGTTGAAGAAGACGGAAATCAGCAATTTATTCCTCAAAACAATCGTACAACAGCAGAGTTTGAAGAAGAAAACACAGAAGAAATTGCTCAAGTTGTACGTTCAATGTTGCATGGTGAGGAAGTCGTTTCACGTTAA
- a CDS encoding chemotaxis protein CheD, which produces MILTNTNDVVKVGIAQMDVVKVPRTIRTSGLGSCVGVVIYDESKKIAGMVHVMLPDSSLSRTETINVAKFADTGVNALVDMLKREGVQSFKLKAKIAGGAQMFQFTSDKDSMRIGPRNVEAVKAQLKKLNIPIVAEDTGGNSGRTIEFNPDTNKLNVRTVNQGVSDI; this is translated from the coding sequence ATGATTTTAACAAACACGAACGATGTAGTAAAAGTGGGCATTGCACAAATGGATGTAGTAAAAGTCCCTAGAACGATTCGTACGTCGGGTTTAGGGTCGTGTGTTGGTGTCGTCATTTATGATGAATCAAAGAAAATAGCTGGCATGGTCCACGTCATGTTACCTGATTCAAGTTTAAGTCGTACTGAAACAATTAATGTCGCAAAATTTGCAGATACAGGAGTCAATGCCTTAGTAGATATGCTAAAACGTGAAGGGGTTCAGAGCTTTAAACTCAAGGCGAAAATTGCTGGTGGCGCCCAAATGTTTCAATTTACTTCGGACAAAGATTCGATGCGCATTGGCCCTCGGAATGTAGAGGCTGTAAAGGCACAATTGAAAAAGTTAAATATTCCAATCGTTGCGGAAGATACGGGCGGTAATAGTGGCCGTACAATTGAATTTAACCCTGACACCAATAAATTAAATGTACGGACAGTTAATCAAGGAGTGAGTGACATTTGA
- a CDS encoding chemotaxis protein CheW has product MTNAIEQKNLKVIVFQLADKEYAIPVSHVKGIEKLMHITRVPKTMRYVKGVINLRGVVTPVIDLRERFDLPISGNEETTRIIIITLETMDVGFVVDSANDVLDIDAESIEQQPEVVGSLEEEFIAGVAKLENRLLILLHLDKVLNPLD; this is encoded by the coding sequence ATGACAAATGCAATCGAGCAAAAAAATTTGAAAGTCATTGTGTTTCAATTAGCTGATAAAGAATATGCAATTCCTGTTTCCCATGTAAAAGGGATTGAAAAATTAATGCATATTACACGAGTACCAAAAACGATGCGCTACGTAAAAGGTGTAATTAATTTGCGCGGGGTTGTAACGCCTGTAATCGATTTACGTGAACGTTTTGACTTACCGATTTCAGGCAACGAAGAAACGACACGTATCATTATCATCACGCTAGAAACAATGGATGTTGGCTTTGTTGTTGACTCAGCAAATGACGTTTTAGATATCGATGCAGAATCGATTGAACAACAACCTGAAGTAGTAGGTTCTTTAGAAGAAGAATTTATCGCAGGTGTAGCAAAATTAGAGAATCGCTTATTAATTTTACTTCACTTAGATAAAGTGTTAAATCCACTAGATTAA